In one Takifugu flavidus isolate HTHZ2018 chromosome 9, ASM371156v2, whole genome shotgun sequence genomic region, the following are encoded:
- the LOC130530931 gene encoding kinesin-like protein KIF3A — translation MPSNKSDKPDKQEVSDNVKVVVRCRPLNQKEVIMGFKSSVDVDEIRGTVTVHKLENPQEPPKTFTFDTVFGPDSKQLDVYNLTARPIIESVLEGYNGTIFAYGQTGTGKTFTMEGVRAVPELRGIIPNSFAHIFGHIAKAEGDKRFLVTVSYLEIYNEEVRNLLGKDQNQRLEVKERPDVGVYIKDLPGYVVYNADDMDRFMSLGNKNRSVGATNMNEHSSRSHAIFTITIECSEKGVDGNQVMRMGKLHLVDLAGSERQGKTGATGQRLKEATKINLSLSTLGNVISALVDGKSTHVPYRNSKLTRLLQDSLGGNSKTMMCANIGPADYNYDETISTLRYANRAKNIKNKARINEDPKDALLRKFQKEIEELKKKLMEDEFNESGDEGTEAGEGHMRKGRKIPADKMMEMQAKIDEERKTLEAKLDMEEEEKNRAKAELERRENDILKAQQEHQLLLEKLSALEKKVIVGGVDLLAKAEEQEKLLQESNKELEERRQRAEQLHKELAEKEQERLDIEEKYTSLQEEAQGKTKKLKKVWTMLMAAKSEMADLQQENHREIEDLLENIRQLSRELRLQMLIIDSFIPQEYQEMIENYVHWNEDIGEWQLKCVAYTGNNMRKQTPVPDKKEKDPFEVDLSSLYLAYTEESMRQSLMKQERPRTSKSSKSGRPKTGRRKRSAKPEAVIESLLQ, via the exons ATGCCG aGCAATAAGTCTGATAAACCAGACAAACAGGAGGTGAGTGACAACGTGAAAGTGGTGGTGAGATGCCGACCCCTCAACCAGAAAGAAGTCATCATGGGCTTCAAATCGTCGGTGGATGTAGACGAGATCCGTGGGACCGTAACAGTCCACAAGCTGGAAAATCCTCAGGAGCCTCCCAAGACATTTACGTTTGATACTGTGTTTGGACCAGACAGCAAACAACTGGACGTCTACAACCTCACCGCCCGCCCCATTATCGAATCAGTGTTGGAGGGATATAATG GCACCATTTTTGCATATGGACAAACTGGCACCGGTAAAACCTTCACCATGGAGGGTGTGAGAGCCGTGCCAGAGCTTAGAGGGATAATCCCCAACTCTTTTGCTCATATCTTTGGGCACATTGCCAAAGCAGAAGGTGACAAAAG GTTTCTGGTAACTGTTTCATATTTGGAGATTTATAATGAGGAGGTGCGGAATTTGTTGGGCAAGGATCAGAATCAGAGACTAGAG GTGAAAGAAAGACCAGATGTTGGTGTTTATATCAAAGACCTCCCCGGTTATGTTGTATACAACGCCGATGACATGGACAGGTTTATGTCTCTAGGCAACAAAAACC GTTCTGTTGGTGCCACCAACATGAATGAACACAGCTCCCGTTCCCACGCAATCTTCACCATCACCATTGAATGCAGCGAGAAGGGCGTGGATGGAAACCAGGTTATGCGCATGGGAAAGCTTCACCTGGTTGATCTTGCT GGCTCAGAGAGACAGGGCAAGACTGGAGCCACAGGTCAGCGTTTGAAAGAAGCTACAAAGATCAATCTTTCACTGTCCACGCTGGGAAACGTCATCTCTGCCTTGGTGGATGGCAAGAGCACGCACGTGCCTTACAGGAACTCTAAACTCACCCGTCTGCTGCAAGATTCACTGGGAGGGAACTCAAAGACCATGATG TGTGCAAATATAGGCCCTGCAGACTATAACTATGATGAGACCATCAGCACACTACGCTACGCTAACAGGGCTAAAAACATCAAGAACAAAGCCAGGATCAACGAGGACCCCAAGGATGCCTTATTACGCAAGTTTCAGAAGGAGATTGAGGAGCTTAAAAAGAAATTGATGGAAG ATGAGTTTAATGAAAGTGGAGACGAGGGAACAGAGGCAGGAGAGGGCCACATGAGAAAAG GGAGGAAAATCCCTGCAGACAAGATGATGGAGATGCAGGCCAAGATAGACGAGGAAAGAAAGACTTTGGAGGCCAAGCTGgacatggaggaagaggagaagaacagggcaaaagcagagctggagaggagggagaatgACATTCTTAAAGCACA GCAGGAGCATCAACTTCTGCTGGAGAAACTATCAGCGTTGGAGAAGAAGGTGATCGTGGGTGGTGTGGACCTCCTGGCCAAGGCCGAAGAACAAGAGAAGCTTTTGCAGGAGTCCAACAAGGAACTGGAAGAACGTcgtcagagagcagagcagctgcacaaGGAACTGGCAGAGAAAGAG CAAGAACGCCTGGACATAGAAGAGAAATACACCAGTCTGCAGGAGGAAGCTCAAGGAAaaaccaagaaactgaaaaaagtgTGGACCATGCTGATGGCTGCCAAGTCAGAA ATGGCCGATCTGCAGCAAGAGAACCACAGAGAGATCGAGGACCTTCTGGAGAACATCCGCCAGCTGAGCCGGGAGCTGCGACTGCAGATGCTCATCATAGACAGCTTCATTCCCCAGGAATATCAG GAGATGATAGAGAACTACGTGCATTGGAACGAAGACATTGGAGAATGGCAGCTG AAATGTGTAGCGTACACTGGCAACAACATGAGAAAACAGACGCCTGTTCCagacaaaaaggaaaaggac CCTTTTGAGGTGGATTTATCTAGTCTGTATCTGGCCTACACAGAGGAGAGCATGCGCCAGTCACTGATGAAGCAAGAGAGACCCAGAACATCAAAAAGCAGCAAGAGTGGTCGTCCCAAGACAGGAAGACG GAAAAGATCTGCAAAACCAGAAGCTGTGATTGAAT